A genomic segment from Glycine soja cultivar W05 chromosome 20, ASM419377v2, whole genome shotgun sequence encodes:
- the LOC114403423 gene encoding phytochrome A-like yields the protein MSTSRPSQSSSNSGRSRRSARAMALATVDAKLHATFEESGSSFDYSSSVRISGTADGVNQPRHDKVTTAYLHHMQKGKMIQPFGCLLALDEKTCKVIAYSENAPEMLTMVSHAVPSVGDHPALGIGTDIKTLFTAPSASALQKALGFAEVSLLNPVLIHCKTSGKPFYAIIHRVTGSMIIDFEPVKPYEVPMTAAGALQSYKLAAKAITRLQSLPSGSMERLCDTMVQEVFELTGYDRVMAYKFHEDDHGEVIAEITKPGLEPYLGLHYPATDIPQASRFLFMKNKVRMIVDCHAKHVRVLQDEKLPFDLTLCGSTLRAPHSCHAQYMANMDSIASLVMAVVVNDNEEDGDTDAIQPQKRKRLWGLVVCHNTTPRFVPFPLRYACEFLAQVFAIHVNKEIELEYQIIEKNILRTQTLLCDLVMRDAPLGIVSESPNIMDLVKCDGAALIYKNKVWRLGVTPSESQIREIAFWLSEYHMDSTGFSTDSLSDAGFPSALSLGDVVCGMAAVRVTAKDVVFWFRSHTAAEIRWGGAKHEAGEKDDGRRMHPRSSFKVFLDVVKARSLPWKEYEIDAMHSLQLILRNAFKDTESMDLNTKAINTRLSDLKIEGMQELEAVTSEIVRLIETATVPILAVDVDGLVNGWNIKIAELTGLPVGEAMGKHLLTLVEDSSTDRVKKMLNLALLGEEEKNVQFEIKTHGSKMDSGPISLVVNACASRDLRDNVVGVCFVAHDITAQKNVMDKFTRIEGDYKAIVQNRNPLIPPIFGTDEFGWCCEWNPAMTKLTGWKREEVMDKMLLGELFGTHMAACRLKNQEAFVNLGVVLNKAMTGLETEKVPFGFFARNGKYVECLLSVSKKLDVEGLVTGVFCFLQLASPELQQALHIQRLSEQTALKRLNALSYMKRQIRNPLCGIIFSRKMLEGTALGTEQKQLLRTSAQCQQQLSKILDDSDLDSIIDGYLDLEMAEFTLHEVLVTSLSQVMTKSNGKSIRIVNDVAEQIVMETLYGDSLRLQQVLADFLLISINFTPNGGQVVVAGTLTKEQLGKSVHLVKLELSITHGGSGVPEALLNQMFGNNGLESEEGISLLISRKLLKLMNGDVRYLREAGKSAFILSAELAAAHNLKG from the exons ATGTCTACCTCAAGGCCTAGCCAATCATCCAGCAATTCGGGGAGATCAAGACGTAGTGCTAGGGCTATGGCTCTGGCAACTGTAGATGCAAAACTCCATGCAACTTTTGAGGAGTCTGGTAGTTCCTTTGACTACTCCAGTTCGGTGCGCATCTCTGGTACAGCTGATGGAGTCAATCAACCAAGGCATGACAAAGTTACAACAGCTTACCTCCACCACATGCAGAAAGGCAAGATGATTCAGCCTTTTGGGTGCTTGTTGGCCTTAGATGAGAAAACATGCAAGGTCATTGCATACAGTGAGAACGCACCCGAAATGCTGACCATGGTGAGCCATGCTGTCCCCAGTGTTGGTGACCACCCTGCCCTTGGTATTGGCACTGACATAAAAACTCTATTCACTGCACCAAGTGCTTCTGCATTGCAGAAGGCTCTAGGATTTGCGGAGGTTTCGCTTCTTAACCCCGTCCTTATCCATTGCAAGACCTCTGGGAAACCCTTTTATGCGATTATCCATCGTGTCACTGGTAGTATGATCATTGACTTTGAGCCAGTCAAGCCGTATGAAGTTCCCATGACTGCAGCAGGTGCCTTGCAATCTTACAAGCTTGCTGCCAAAGCAATTACCCGATTGCAATCGTTGCCTAGTGGGAGCATGGAAAGACTATGTGATACTATGgttcaagaagtttttgaacTCACAGGTTATGATAGGGTGATGGCTTATAAATTTCATGAGGATGATCATGGAGAGGTGATTGCTGAGATAACAAAGCCAGGTCTTGAGCCATATCTGGGTTTGCACTATCCAGCCACCGATATTCCCCAGGCTTCACGCTTTTTATTTATGAAGAACAAGGTTCGTATGATAGTTGATTGTCATGCAAAACACGTGAGGGTTCTTCAAGATGAAAAACTCCCATTTGATTTGACTTTGTGTGGTTCCACCTTAAGAGCTCCTCATAGCTGCCACGCACAGTACATGGCGAACATGGATTCAATTGCTTCCCTGGTTATGGCAGTTGTAGTCAATGACAATGAAGAAGATGGGGACACTGATGCTATTCAGCCACAAAAGAGGAAGAGACTTTGGGGATTGGTAGTTTGCCATAACACTACTCCCAGGTTTGTTCCCTTTCCTCTAAGGTATGCTTGTGAGTTTCTGGCTCAAGTATTTGCCATCCATGTTAACAAAGAAATAGAGTTGGAATATCAGATTATTGAGAAGAATATCCTGCGCACCCAGACACTCTTGTGTGATCTGGTGATGCGAGATGCACCCCTGGGAATTGTGTCAGAGAGCCCCAATATAATGGATCTTGTGAAATGTGATGGAGCTGCCCTCATATATAAGAACAAGGTATGGAGATTAGGAGTAACACCAAGTGAATCCCAGATAAGAGAGATAGCTTTTTGGTTGTCTGAGTACCATATGGATTCCACAGGCTTCAGTACAGATAGCTTGTCTGATGCAGGGTTCCCATCGGCTCTTTCTCTGGGTGATGTTGTTTGTGGAATGGCAGCAGTTAGAGTAACTGCAAAAGACGTAGTATTTTGGTTTCGGTCACACACTGCTGCAGAAATCCGATGGGGTGGTGCAAAGCATGAAGCTggagaaaaagatgatggtAGGAGGATGCATCCAAGATCATCATTCAAGGTTTTCCTTGATGTTGTGAAGGCAAGGAGCTTACCATGGAAGGAATATGAAATAGATGCTATGCATTCCTTGCAGTTAATACTGAGAAATGCATTCAAAGATACCGAGAGTATGGATTTAAACACAAAAGCAATTAATACAAGACTAAGCGATTTGAAGATTGAGGGGATGCAGGAACTGGAAGCAGTGACAAGTGAGATTGTTAGGTTGATTGAAACAGCAACAGTGCCTATTTTGGCAGTTGATGTTGATGGGCTGGTCAATGGGTGGAACATAAAAATTGCTGAGTTGACAGGTCTTCCAGTTGGTGAAGCTATGGGAAAGCATTTACTCACACTTGTTGAGGATTCTTCAACTGATAGAGTCAAGAAGATGCTTAACTTAGCACTGCTAG gtgaagaagagaagaatgtcCAATTTGAGATCAAAACACATGGGTCTAAGATGGATTCTGGTCCTATTAGTTTAGTAGTAAATGCTTGCGCAAGCAGGGATCTTCGAGATAATGTTGTTGGGGTTTGTTTTGTGGCCCATGATATAACTGCTCAGAAGAATGTCATGGACAAATTTACGCGTATTGAAGGTGATTACAAGGCAATTGTACAGAACCGCAATCCATTAATCCCTCCTATATTTGGCACAGATGAATTTGGCTGGTGTTGTGAGTGGAATCCAGCTATGACGAAGTTAACTGGATGGAAGCGAGAGGAGGTGATGGATAAAATGCTTTTGGGAGAGCTTTTTGGCACCCATATGGCTGCTTGTCGCCTAAAGAATCAAGAAGCTTTTGTTAATTTGGGTGTTGTACTTAATAAAGCCATGACTGGTTTGGAAACAGAGAAGgttccttttggtttctttgCTCGGAATGGCAAGTATGTAGAATGCCTACTTTCTGTGAGTAAGAAATTGGACGTAGAGGGCCTAGTTACTGGGGTCTTCTGCTTCTTACAGCTAGCTAGCCCAGAGCTCCAACAAGCATTACATATTCAGCGCCTATCCGAGCAAACTGCCTTGAAGAGATTAAATGCATTAAGTTACATGAAAAGGCAAATCAGGAATCCTTTGTGTGGAATTATATTTTCCCGGAAAATGTTGGAGGGTACTGCCTTGGGAACAGAGCAGAAACAACTTCTACGCACTAGTGCTCAGTGCCAGCAGCAGCTTAGTAAAATTCTTGATGACTCAGATCTTGATAGTATCATAGATGG TTACTTGGATCTTGAAATGGCTGAGTTCACTCTGCATGAAGTTCTGGTTACCTCACTTAGTCAGGTCATGACAAAAAGTAATGGAAAGAGTATCCGAATAGTCAATGATGTTGCAGAGCAGATTGTGATGGAAACTTTATATGGTGATAGTCTTAGGCTTCAGCAGGTATTGGCTGACTTTTTACTTATTTCCATCAATTTCACTCCAAATGGAGGTCAGGTTGTTGTAGCAGGCACTCTAACCAAAGAACAGTTAGGCAAATCCGTCCATCTCGTTAAGTTAGAGCTCAG CATAACACATGGTGGGAGTGGGGTACCAGAAGCATTACTGAACCAGATGTTTGGAAACAACGGGCTAGAATCCGAGGAGGGTATTAGCCTACTGATCAGCAGAAAGCTGCTGAAGCTGATGAATGGAGATGTTCGCTATCTAAGGGAAGCAGGCAAATCAGCTTTTATCCTCTCTGCTGAACTTGCAGCAGCCCATAATTTGAAAGGTTAA
- the LOC114402840 gene encoding glutamate--tRNA ligase, cytoplasmic-like: MDIKTFAFAPSSPPLSVIAAAKLAGISPTIDTALSPDSPPSFIFSDGLKLHGPYALLRYIGRVASLPNFYGQNPFESSQIDEWLDYAPILSLGPAFENACKYIDEYLEKRTFLVGYSLSIADLAIWAGLAGSGKRWESLRKSKKYPNLARWFNSIVEEHGTALNEVTSVYAGKKGLGEPTATKSKEQSVNTDKVKKVNGDVSENNKGGSKPSAEIDLPDAEVGKVRLRFAPEPSGYLHIGHSKAALLNKYFAERYQGQVIVRFDDTNPAKESNEFVDNLIKDIDTLGIKYEQITYTSDYFPELMEMAEKLIREGKAYVDDTPREQMQKERMDGIESKCRNNIVEENLKLWKEMIAGTERGLQCCVRGKLDMQDPNKSLRDPVYYRCNPMPHHRIGSKYKVYPTYDFACPYVDAIEGITHALRSSEYHDRNAQYYRIQEDMGLRKVLIYEFSRLNMVYTLLSKRKLLWFVQNGKVDGWDDARFPTVQGIVRRGLKIEALIQFIVEQGASKNLNLMEWDKLWTINKKIIDPVCPRHTAVIADRRVLLTLTDGPEKPFVRIIPRHKKYEAAGDKVTTYTKRIWLDHADAVSLSAGEEVTLMDWGNAIVKEIEKDQDGNITGLSGALHLEGSVKTTKLKLTWLPEIDELVCLTLVEFDYLITKKKLEEEDFIDVLNPCTKKETLAYGDSNMRNLQRGDVLQLERKGYFRCDLPFIRPSQPIVLYAIPDGRQQTSLK; this comes from the exons ATGGATATCAAAACCTTTGCCTTCGCCCCATCTTCTCCGCCGTTATCGGTAATCGCCGCCGCCAAGCTCGCCGGAATCTCTCCCACGATTGATACCGCTCTCTCTCCTGACTCACCTCCCTCATTTATCTTCTCCGATGG GCTAAAGTTGCACGGACCATATGCTCTTCTACGTTATATCGGGCGAGTTGCCAGCCTTCCTAATTTCTATGGGCAAAATCCATTTGAATCTAGCCAG ATTGATGAATGGCTGGACTATGCTCCTATCCTCTCATTGGGCCCTGCTTTTgagaatgcatgcaaatataTAGATGAGTACCTGGAGAAGCGTACTTTTTTGGTTGGTTATTCATTGTCAATTGCAGACCTAGCAATCTGGGCAGGTCTTGCAG GTTCTGGAAAGAGATGGGAAAGTCTAAGGAAGTCAAAGAAATATCCAAATCTTGCACGATGGTTCAATTCAATAGTGGAAGAACATGGTACTGCCTTAAATGAAGTCACATCAGTATATGCTGGCAAAAAAGGATTGGGTGAACCAACAGCAACCAAGTCAAAAGAACAGTCAGTAAACACTGATAAAGTGAAGAAGGTGAATGGAGATGTGTCTGAGAACAACAAAGGAGGAAGCAAACCTTCAGCAGAAATAGATCTTCCAGATGCTGAAGTTGGAAAAGTTCGCTTGCGATTTGCACCTGAACCAAGTGGTTATCTTCATATTGGACACTCAAAAGCAGCTTTGTTGAACAAATATTTTGCTGAGCGATACCAGGGTCAGGTTATTGTGCGTTTTGATGATACCAATCCTGCTAAAGAAAGCAATGAATTTGTGGACAACCTGATTAAAGATATTGATACATTGGGCATCAAATATGAACAAATTACATATACATCAGATTACTTCCCTGAGTTGATGGAAATGGCTGAAAAATTAATTCGCGAGGGTAAAGCATATGTTGATGACACTCCACGTGAACAAATGCAAAAAGAGAGAATGGATGGCATAGAATCTAAATGCAGAAATAATATAGTAGAGGAGAATCTAAAACTGTGGAAGGAAATGATTGCAGGAACAGAGAGGGGATTGCAGTGTTGTGTCCGTGGCAAGTTGGATATGCAGGACCCAAACAAATCACTTAGAGATCCTGTATATTATCGTTGCAATCCAATGCCCCATCATAGAATTGGATCCAAGTATAAAGTGTATCCAACTTATGATTTCGCTTGTCCATATGTTGATGCTATAGAAGGAATCACGCATGCCCTTCGGTCTAGTGAATACCATGATCGCAATGCCCAATATTACCGCATTCAAGAGGACATGGGTCTTAGAAAAGTTCTTATCTATGAATTCAGCCGGTTGAATATGGTATACACTCTTTTGAGCAAACGAAAGCTTCTGTGGTTTGTACAAAATGGGAAAGTTGATGGATGGGATGATGCACGATTTCCTACAGTGCAAGGAATTGTGCGTAGAGGTTTGAAAATTGAAGCCCTGATACAGTTTATTGTTGAGCAG GGGGCGTCCAAAAATCTCAATCTCATGGAATGGGACAAGCTCTGGACCATTAATAAGAAGATTATTGACCCTGTCTGTCCTAGACACACTGCTGTCATTGCAGACAGACGTGTGTTGTTGACTCTCACCGATGGTCCTGAGAAACCATTTGTCCGCATCATACCTCGGCACAAGAAATATGAAGCTGCCGGAGATAAAGTTACAACATATACTAAAAGGATATGGCTTGACCATGCTGATGCAGTGTCTTTATCAGCAGGTGAGGAAGTAACATTGATGGATTGGGGAAATGCCATAGTGAAGGAAATAGAGAAGGACCAAGATGGAAATATCACAGGGTTGAGCGGTGCTTTGCATCTTGAAGGATCTGTGAAGACCACAAAATTGAAACTCACTTGGCTACCTGAGATAGATGAACTAGTTTGCCTGACATTAGTGGAGTTTGATTATctaattacaaagaaaaag CTTGAAGAGGAGGATTTCATTGATGTGCTTAACCCATGTACCAAAAAGGAGACTTTAGCATATGGAGACTCCAACATGCGAAATCTTCAGCGTGGAGATGTATTGCAACTGGAGAGAAAGGGATATTTCAGGTGTGATTTACCCTTCATTCGCCCCTCACAACCAATTGTGCTATATGCAATCCCTGATGGTAGGCAACAGACAAGTTTGAAGTAA
- the LOC114403361 gene encoding rhicadhesin receptor-like codes for MMANHTMKMANLLLLVTLAQLLATAISSDPDLLQDLCVADLASGVKVNGFTCKEASKVNASDFFSNILAKPGATNNTFGSLVTGANVQKVPGLNTLGVSLSRIDYAPGGINPPHTHPRATELVFVLEGQLYVGFITTSNVLISKTINKGDIFVFPKGLLHFQKNNAKVPAAVISAFNSQLPGTQSTATTLFAATPSVPDHVLTQTFQVGTKEVQKIKSRLAPKK; via the exons ATGATGGCTAACCATACCATGAAGATGGCCAACTTGTTGCTTCTCGTGACTTTGGCTCAGCTCTTAGCCACCGCAATCTCATCAGATCCTGACCTTCTTCAAGACCTCTGTGTCGCCGACCTTGCCTCAG GTGTGAAAGTGAATGGATTCACTTGCAAAGAAGCATCCAAGGTAAATGCCTCAGATTTCTTCTCAAACATACTAGCCAAACCAGGAGCCACCAACAACACATTTGGCTCCTTGGTGACTGGAGCCAACGTTCAGAAAGTCCCAGGACTCAACACACTTGGTGTCTCTCTGTCAAGAATTGACTATGCCCCAGGTGGCATCAACCCCCCTCACACCCACCCACGTGCCACAGAGCTTGTGTTTGTCCTTGAAGGCCAACTATATGTGGGATTCATAACCACATCTAATGTGCTCATATCAAAGACCATTAACAAGGGTGACATATTTGTGTTCCCAAAAGGCTTGCTTCACTTCCAAAAGAACAATGCTAAGGTTCCTGCTGCTGTTATTTCAGCCTTCAATAGCCAACTTCCAGGGACACAGTCCACTGCTACAACCTTGTTTGCTGCCACTCCATCTGTTCCAGACCATGTCTTGACCCAGACCTTCCAGGTTGGAACCAAGGAGGTTCAGAAAATCAAGTCTAGACTTGCACCAAAAAAGTAA
- the LOC114403360 gene encoding flap endonuclease 1-like isoform X2, with protein MLITEECAGSLWFSLISRSSSAVILTPLFFHFHFLCEFLFPYTNQMGIKGLTKLLADNAPKSMKENKFESYFGRKIAIDASMSIYQFLIVVGRSGTEMLTNEAGEVTSHLQGMFSRTIRLLEAGIKPVYVFDGKPPDLKKQELAKRYSKRAEATEDLSEALETANKEDIEKFSKRTVKVTKQHNDDCKRLLRLMGVPVVEAPSEAEAQCAALCKAGKVYAVASEDMDSLTFGSPKFLRHLMDPSSKKIPVMEFEVAKILEELNMTMDQFIDLCILSGCDYCDSIRGIGGLTALKLIRQHGSIENILENLNKERYQIPDNWPYQEARRLFKEPMVITDEKELDIKWSSPDEEGLITFLVNENGFNSDRVTKAIEKIKAAKNKSSQGRLESFFKPTVNPSVPIKRKETPVNNAKETNKKTKAGGGKKKK; from the exons ATGTTGATTACTGAGGAGTGCGCGGGAAGCCTTTGGTTCTCTCTCATTTCTCGTTCTTCTTCTGCCGTCATACTCACACCACTCttcttccattttcattttctctgcGAATTCCTATTCCCATACACAAACCAAATGGGTATTAAG GGTTTAACAAAGCTTTTGGCGGACAATGCCCCGAAGTCCATGAAGGAGAACAAATTCGAGAGCTACTTCGGTCGCAAGATCGCCATTGACGCTAGCATGAGCATTTACCAGTTCCTT ATTGTTGTGGGAAGAAGCGGAACTGAAATGCTCACTAATGAGGCTGGTGAAGTTACCAG TCATTTGCAAGGGATGTTTTCGCGGACAATCAGACTTCTAGAAGCTGGGATAAAACCAGt ATATGTTTTTGATGGGAAGCCACCAGATTTGAAGAAACAAGAGCTGGCCAAACG TTACTCCAAGAGAGCTGAGGCTACTGAAGATTTGTCAGAAGCCTTAGAG aCTGCCAATAAGGAAGACATTGAAAAATTCAGTAAACGTACAGTGAAG GTGACAAAGCAGCATAATGACGACTGCAAAAGACTTTTAAGGCTCATGGGAGTGCCTGTTGTTGAG GCACCCTCAGAAGCAGAGGCTCAGTGTGCTGCCCTTTGCAAAGCTGGAAAG GTTTATGCTGTGGCTTCTGAAGACATGGATTCCTTAACATTTGGATCTCCTAAATTTCTTCGCCACCTAATGGATCCAAGCTCAAAAAAAATTCCAGTGATGGAATTCGAAGTTGCAAAG ATTTTGGAGGAGCTAAATATGACCATGGACCAATTTATTGACTTATGCATTCTTTCTGGCTGTGATTATTGTGACAGCATTCGAG GGATTGGGGGACTGACAGCTTTGAAACTCATACGTCAACATGGCTCTATTGAAAATATACTGGAGAACCTAAACAAAGAgag GTACCAGATACCAGATAATTGGCCATATCAGGAGGCTCGGCGGCTTTTTAAAGaaccaatggtcataactgatGAAAAGGAACTTGATATTAAGTGGTCTTCTCCAGATGAAGAA GGGTTAATAACATTTCTGGTTAATGAGAATGGTTTCAACAGTGATAGAGTGACTAAG gcaatagaaaaaattaaagcGGCAAAGAACAAGTCATCACAAGGCCG ATTGGAATCATTTTTTAAGCCAACAGTAAATCCATCTGTACCTATCAAACGCAAG GAAACACCAGTGAATAATGCTAAAGAAACTAACAAAAAGACCAAGGCTGGTGGtggtaagaagaagaaatag
- the LOC114403360 gene encoding flap endonuclease 1-like isoform X1: MLITEECAGSLWFSLISRSSSAVILTPLFFHFHFLCEFLFPYTNQMGIKGLTKLLADNAPKSMKENKFESYFGRKIAIDASMSIYQFLIVVGRSGTEMLTNEAGEVTSHLQGMFSRTIRLLEAGIKPVYVFDGKPPDLKKQELAKRYSKRAEATEDLSEALETANKEDIEKFSKRTVKVTKQHNDDCKRLLRLMGVPVVEAPSEAEAQCAALCKAGKVYAVASEDMDSLTFGSPKFLRHLMDPSSKKIPVMEFEVAKILEELNMTMDQFIDLCILSGCDYCDSIRGIGGLTALKLIRQHGSIENILENLNKERYQIPDNWPYQEARRLFKEPMVITDEKELDIKWSSPDEEGLITFLVNENGFNSDRVTKAIEKIKAAKNKSSQGRLESFFKPTVNPSVPIKRKEIKSMLRSFKPAIELKMFSVQPSNWSRPMVFGKLSLPIYNLGSKLHTFV, translated from the exons ATGTTGATTACTGAGGAGTGCGCGGGAAGCCTTTGGTTCTCTCTCATTTCTCGTTCTTCTTCTGCCGTCATACTCACACCACTCttcttccattttcattttctctgcGAATTCCTATTCCCATACACAAACCAAATGGGTATTAAG GGTTTAACAAAGCTTTTGGCGGACAATGCCCCGAAGTCCATGAAGGAGAACAAATTCGAGAGCTACTTCGGTCGCAAGATCGCCATTGACGCTAGCATGAGCATTTACCAGTTCCTT ATTGTTGTGGGAAGAAGCGGAACTGAAATGCTCACTAATGAGGCTGGTGAAGTTACCAG TCATTTGCAAGGGATGTTTTCGCGGACAATCAGACTTCTAGAAGCTGGGATAAAACCAGt ATATGTTTTTGATGGGAAGCCACCAGATTTGAAGAAACAAGAGCTGGCCAAACG TTACTCCAAGAGAGCTGAGGCTACTGAAGATTTGTCAGAAGCCTTAGAG aCTGCCAATAAGGAAGACATTGAAAAATTCAGTAAACGTACAGTGAAG GTGACAAAGCAGCATAATGACGACTGCAAAAGACTTTTAAGGCTCATGGGAGTGCCTGTTGTTGAG GCACCCTCAGAAGCAGAGGCTCAGTGTGCTGCCCTTTGCAAAGCTGGAAAG GTTTATGCTGTGGCTTCTGAAGACATGGATTCCTTAACATTTGGATCTCCTAAATTTCTTCGCCACCTAATGGATCCAAGCTCAAAAAAAATTCCAGTGATGGAATTCGAAGTTGCAAAG ATTTTGGAGGAGCTAAATATGACCATGGACCAATTTATTGACTTATGCATTCTTTCTGGCTGTGATTATTGTGACAGCATTCGAG GGATTGGGGGACTGACAGCTTTGAAACTCATACGTCAACATGGCTCTATTGAAAATATACTGGAGAACCTAAACAAAGAgag GTACCAGATACCAGATAATTGGCCATATCAGGAGGCTCGGCGGCTTTTTAAAGaaccaatggtcataactgatGAAAAGGAACTTGATATTAAGTGGTCTTCTCCAGATGAAGAA GGGTTAATAACATTTCTGGTTAATGAGAATGGTTTCAACAGTGATAGAGTGACTAAG gcaatagaaaaaattaaagcGGCAAAGAACAAGTCATCACAAGGCCG ATTGGAATCATTTTTTAAGCCAACAGTAAATCCATCTGTACCTATCAAACGCAAG GAAATCAAATCCATGCTTAGATCTTTCAAACCTGCAATTGAGCTTAAGATGTTCTCTGTGCAACCTTCTAACTGGTCAAGACCCATGGTTTTTGGCAAGTTAAGCTTGCCAATTTATAATCTGGGTTCCAAGCTCCATACCTTTGTCTAG